In Flavobacterium lacustre, a genomic segment contains:
- a CDS encoding RDD family protein, whose protein sequence is MSELSIHTTQNVNINFTAASVGERIVAYLIDWVIKIAYCLVVYGVFFYWLGMNKSFDTMDQWSVMATILVFYFPVMIYSITLESIFEGQTIGKKLRKIKVVKIDGYQASFGDYLIRWFFRIIDISILNGIVALVAIISSAKNQRLGDMTAGTAVITLKNSITINNTILEEIGDEYVPVYPLVIKLSDNDMRIIKDTFVLAKAKGDSETLLKLRRKIESVTGIQNQSGNDSDFVNTILKDYNFYTQNM, encoded by the coding sequence ATGTCAGAATTATCTATTCATACAACCCAAAATGTCAATATAAATTTTACAGCCGCTTCGGTAGGGGAACGTATTGTGGCTTATTTAATTGATTGGGTAATCAAAATCGCATATTGTTTAGTGGTTTACGGTGTTTTTTTCTATTGGTTAGGTATGAACAAAAGTTTCGACACGATGGACCAATGGTCAGTAATGGCGACAATTCTGGTGTTTTATTTCCCGGTTATGATTTATTCGATTACGTTAGAAAGTATTTTTGAAGGACAAACCATTGGAAAAAAGCTGCGCAAAATAAAAGTTGTAAAAATAGATGGATATCAAGCCAGTTTTGGTGATTATCTGATACGTTGGTTTTTTAGAATAATTGATATCAGTATCCTAAATGGTATTGTAGCTTTGGTTGCCATAATTTCAAGTGCCAAAAACCAACGCTTAGGTGATATGACAGCAGGAACCGCTGTGATTACTTTAAAAAATTCGATTACGATAAACAACACAATTTTGGAGGAAATTGGCGATGAATACGTGCCCGTTTATCCGTTGGTCATCAAATTATCCGATAACGATATGCGAATTATCAAAGATACTTTTGTACTGGCTAAAGCCAAAGGAGATTCAGAAACCCTCTTGAAATTACGTCGAAAAATTGAATCGGTTACAGGAATACAAAATCAATCCGGAAATGACTCTGATTTTGTCAATACAATTCTAAAAGATTATAATTTTTATACGCAGAATATGTAA
- a CDS encoding stage II sporulation protein M, producing MREIAFIKQNKEKWLEFEQAIFGKAKKNPDEMAHLYIQLVNDLSYAQTYYPKSKTVIYLNYLASQIYQKIYKTKRTEKNRILYFFTTEVPLLVYDYKRYLIYAFVLFFATVAMGVVSARYDENFVRLILGDSYVNMTLENIKKGNPVAVYKSGSNWGSFIGITLNNLYVGARCYLYGIFGGIGTFYIFLQNSLMLGSFQYFFYQQGVFWKSVRGIWIHGSMEIFAIVIESTAGFILGASILFPKTYSRINSFKIGFKNSFKIFLSTIPFTIAAGFLEGFITRYSIEMENWFSSFIILLTLALISFYYLIYPFIVHKKTLPA from the coding sequence ATGAGAGAGATTGCGTTTATAAAACAAAATAAAGAAAAATGGCTTGAATTTGAACAGGCTATTTTTGGTAAAGCTAAAAAAAATCCTGATGAAATGGCTCATTTGTACATTCAATTAGTGAATGACTTGTCCTATGCCCAAACCTATTATCCTAAAAGCAAAACGGTTATCTATCTAAATTATTTAGCCTCACAGATTTACCAAAAAATATACAAAACCAAAAGAACCGAAAAAAACAGAATCCTTTATTTCTTCACTACCGAAGTGCCATTGCTGGTCTATGATTACAAACGGTATTTAATCTACGCGTTTGTTTTGTTTTTTGCCACTGTTGCCATGGGAGTAGTTTCGGCTAGATACGATGAAAATTTTGTGCGGTTAATTCTGGGCGATAGTTATGTCAATATGACTTTAGAAAACATCAAAAAAGGAAATCCGGTGGCGGTTTACAAATCAGGCAGCAATTGGGGTAGCTTTATCGGTATTACTTTAAACAATTTATATGTGGGCGCACGATGCTATTTATATGGCATTTTTGGCGGGATTGGCACTTTTTACATCTTCTTGCAAAACTCGTTAATGCTGGGTTCTTTTCAATATTTTTTCTACCAACAAGGAGTTTTCTGGAAAAGTGTTCGTGGCATTTGGATTCATGGTTCTATGGAAATTTTTGCTATAGTTATAGAATCAACTGCCGGATTTATTCTTGGCGCTTCAATTCTTTTTCCCAAAACCTATTCGAGAATAAATTCCTTTAAAATTGGATTCAAGAACAGTTTCAAAATCTTTTTGAGCACTATTCCGTTTACAATTGCAGCGGGTTTTCTCGAAGGATTTATCACCCGATACTCTATAGAAATGGAAAACTGGTTCAGCAGTTTTATCATCTTATTGACACTTGCCCTGATTTCCTTTTACTATTTGATTTATCCATTTATTGTTCACAAAAAAACACTTCCTGCCTAA
- a CDS encoding DUF4129 domain-containing protein gives MNRLLLILFFLFCSNVGAMDTLAVAKKEKAPFTQDHIQLDSSRMEIRTFAKNFKKKYTDDAFKYEFKTPEKNAWDRFKEWLAAFFKNLFHFSSNATALGFVGALLKILAVLILIFVVYLITNALLNKEGQWIFGRNSDKKRIDHSEIEKNLHRIDFEKLIQGTLETGEMRLSIRYYYLWLLKSMAEKNWIVWDIEKTNSDYLYELKNQSQKDEFAYLSYLYNYIWYGEFDLDEGTFAKAKTAFEKTIKSIGNE, from the coding sequence GTGAATAGACTGCTTCTTATATTGTTCTTTTTATTTTGTTCCAATGTTGGAGCAATGGATACTTTGGCTGTAGCCAAAAAAGAAAAAGCACCCTTCACCCAAGACCATATTCAACTGGATTCCAGCAGGATGGAAATCCGAACTTTTGCTAAAAATTTCAAGAAAAAATACACAGATGACGCTTTCAAATATGAATTTAAAACACCCGAAAAAAATGCCTGGGATCGTTTCAAAGAATGGTTAGCGGCGTTTTTTAAAAATTTATTCCATTTTAGCAGTAATGCAACTGCGCTGGGTTTTGTTGGTGCTTTATTGAAAATACTTGCGGTTCTGATTCTTATTTTTGTCGTTTACCTGATTACAAATGCCTTGCTGAATAAAGAAGGACAATGGATTTTCGGCAGAAATTCTGATAAAAAAAGAATTGACCACAGCGAAATCGAGAAAAATCTCCATCGTATTGATTTCGAAAAACTAATCCAGGGCACTTTGGAAACCGGAGAAATGCGATTGAGTATTCGGTACTATTACCTTTGGTTACTCAAAAGTATGGCCGAAAAAAACTGGATTGTCTGGGATATCGAAAAAACCAATTCCGATTATCTTTATGAATTAAAAAATCAGTCTCAAAAAGACGAATTTGCCTATTTATCGTACTTGTACAACTACATTTGGTATGGAGAATTTGATCTGGACGAAGGCACTTTTGCAAAAGCGAAAACGGCATTCGAGAAAACCATAAAATCGATCGGTAATGAATAG
- a CDS encoding DUF4350 domain-containing protein — protein sequence MNRTLKIYIAFLVLLLAGIIAIDSNRPKPVDWTTTYAIKDKIPYGMYVFNAEIGSLLKNQKIEQIKVTLYEFLESKYNYDTLVADYKIKGTILNISENSTLDTESLKEICYFVSRGNAAFISSKTIPKVLLDTLKLKIKSEYNPSDTTFNWLANTKWKPEKYKITEGLGNTYFSKTDTLKTTVLGFQSGDSSRVNFIKVKYNNGEFFLHLQPAAFTNFHLLKANHHEYAEKVLSYIPKGTVFWYIKDQNGEVISDSPMRYILSQPALKWAWYIFLTGMFLFIIFNAKRKQRIVPIIKPLTNTTIDFTKTIGNLYYQEGDHDTIIDKKIIYFLEKIRNDYLIDTTQLNDDFIKKIHHKSGKDLVVIKRAVLLITNHRRSPYNSIEEDLIQINNAIEEVVS from the coding sequence ATGAATAGAACGCTAAAAATATACATCGCCTTTTTGGTGCTGCTTCTTGCGGGTATTATTGCCATTGACAGCAACCGTCCAAAACCTGTTGACTGGACTACAACCTACGCTATAAAAGACAAAATCCCTTATGGAATGTATGTTTTTAATGCGGAAATTGGCTCTTTATTGAAAAACCAAAAAATCGAACAAATTAAAGTTACGCTTTATGAATTTTTAGAATCAAAATACAATTACGATACTTTGGTTGCTGATTATAAAATAAAAGGAACCATCCTGAATATCTCTGAAAATTCAACCCTTGACACCGAATCCCTAAAGGAAATCTGTTATTTCGTAAGTCGTGGAAATGCCGCTTTTATCAGTTCGAAAACTATTCCGAAAGTATTATTAGACACTTTAAAACTAAAAATAAAATCCGAATACAATCCTTCGGACACGACGTTTAATTGGTTAGCCAATACCAAATGGAAACCCGAAAAATATAAAATTACAGAAGGCCTCGGAAACACTTATTTTTCTAAAACAGATACTTTAAAAACCACCGTTTTAGGCTTTCAAAGTGGAGATAGCAGTCGCGTAAATTTTATAAAAGTAAAATACAATAACGGCGAATTCTTCTTGCATTTACAACCTGCCGCTTTTACCAATTTTCATTTATTGAAAGCAAATCACCATGAATATGCCGAGAAAGTATTGTCTTATATTCCAAAAGGAACTGTTTTTTGGTACATCAAAGACCAGAACGGTGAAGTGATTTCAGATTCACCGATGCGTTATATTTTGAGTCAACCGGCGCTGAAATGGGCTTGGTATATTTTCCTGACGGGAATGTTTCTTTTTATTATTTTTAATGCCAAACGCAAACAACGTATCGTTCCCATTATAAAACCGTTGACCAATACAACCATAGATTTCACGAAAACCATTGGAAATTTATACTATCAGGAAGGCGATCACGATACAATAATTGATAAAAAAATCATTTATTTCCTGGAGAAAATCAGAAATGACTATTTGATTGACACCACTCAACTTAATGATGATTTTATAAAAAAAATACATCATAAATCCGGCAAAGATTTAGTGGTAATAAAAAGAGCCGTTCTGTTGATTACAAATCATCGAAGAAGTCCGTACAACAGCATTGAAGAAGATTTAATACAAATTAATAATGCGATTGAAGAAGTTGTCAGTTAA
- a CDS encoding AAA family ATPase: MEDINTPATPNENVNFESRINLAPLLESITIIKQELGSVIVGQSKMIDQLLVAILSNGHVLLEGVPGVAKTITAKLLAKTLNIGFSRIQFTPDLMPSDILGTSIFDLKKSEFEFKKGPVFSNLILIDEINRAPAKTQAALFEVMEERQITIDGSAYILETPFLVIATQNPIEQEGTYRLPEAQLDRFLFKIAIDYPKLDEEITIIQREHVLQSQGKLENIKTVLSAIEIKNYQALVKQILVEQNLLEYIAKIVVNTRENAFLYLGASPRASIAILNAAKGFAAIRGRDFVTPEDIKDAAIPVLQHRVIVTPEREMEGITSTEIIKQILETVEIPR, encoded by the coding sequence ATGGAAGATATAAATACTCCGGCAACACCAAACGAAAACGTAAATTTTGAATCCAGAATCAATCTTGCGCCACTTTTAGAAAGCATTACCATTATAAAACAAGAACTGGGTTCAGTGATTGTCGGGCAGAGCAAAATGATCGATCAATTATTAGTTGCAATCCTTTCAAACGGACATGTTTTACTCGAAGGCGTTCCTGGAGTTGCAAAAACTATTACGGCAAAATTACTGGCAAAAACCTTAAATATTGGGTTCAGCAGAATTCAATTTACACCGGATTTGATGCCTTCAGATATTTTAGGAACTTCGATTTTTGATTTAAAAAAGTCTGAATTTGAATTCAAAAAAGGACCTGTTTTTTCGAATCTGATTTTGATTGACGAAATTAATCGGGCACCAGCAAAAACCCAAGCGGCACTTTTTGAAGTGATGGAAGAACGCCAAATTACTATTGACGGAAGCGCTTATATTCTGGAAACTCCTTTTTTAGTAATTGCCACACAAAACCCAATTGAGCAAGAAGGAACCTACCGTTTGCCCGAAGCACAATTAGATCGTTTTTTGTTCAAAATCGCTATTGATTATCCTAAACTAGACGAAGAAATTACCATTATTCAAAGAGAACATGTATTGCAAAGTCAAGGAAAACTGGAAAACATTAAAACGGTTCTTTCTGCAATCGAAATCAAAAACTATCAGGCATTGGTGAAACAAATTTTGGTCGAACAAAATCTGTTAGAATACATTGCAAAAATAGTCGTAAACACCCGAGAAAATGCCTTTTTATATTTGGGCGCTTCGCCTCGAGCTTCGATTGCCATTTTGAATGCGGCCAAAGGTTTTGCTGCCATTCGCGGACGCGATTTTGTAACTCCCGAAGATATAAAAGATGCTGCAATTCCTGTTTTGCAACATCGCGTTATTGTTACGCCAGAACGTGAAATGGAAGGAATTACCAGCACCGAAATCATCAAACAAATATTAGAAACAGTAGAAATTCCAAGATAA
- a CDS encoding DUF58 domain-containing protein produces MKLIKKIYINNFFFYALLGITGLFVCAFIFPALYNAVWYIVLILSTFLLLDILILFFAKNGIEANRTTPEKLSNGDENSIHIRIKNYYTFPVSVKIIDEIPFQFQVRNFEIKRQLKASSQDEISYELRPTERGEYSFGNLNIYVSSPLRMISRRFTFDKDQMVPTYPSYIQLRKYDLIAFSNTLFQYGIKKIRRIGHTMEFEQIKEYVPGDDIRTLNWKATAKKNSLMVNQFQDEKSQSVYMVIDKGRVMKMPFNGLSLLDYAINATLVLSNVILKKQDKAGMFAFSKKVENRVFAEKRASQMQKILENLYNIKTDFFESDYSRLYVDIKKNINQRSLIILYTNFETTEGLHRQLPYLKGIAKNHLLVVVFFNNTELNEIIIKKTETVQEVYDKVIAEKFAFEKRLIVNELKKYGIYSVLTQPENLTLDTINKYLEIKARGIL; encoded by the coding sequence ATGAAATTAATAAAAAAAATATACATCAACAATTTCTTTTTCTATGCGCTTTTGGGCATTACAGGACTATTTGTATGTGCCTTTATTTTTCCGGCTTTATACAATGCCGTTTGGTATATTGTTTTGATTTTAAGCACTTTTTTGCTACTGGATATCCTGATTTTATTTTTTGCCAAAAACGGTATTGAAGCCAACAGAACCACACCCGAAAAACTGTCCAACGGAGATGAAAATTCCATACACATTCGCATCAAAAACTATTATACGTTTCCGGTTTCGGTGAAAATAATCGATGAAATTCCGTTTCAATTTCAGGTGCGAAATTTTGAAATCAAGCGCCAATTGAAAGCATCCTCACAAGACGAAATCAGTTATGAATTGAGACCAACGGAACGCGGAGAATATTCGTTTGGAAATTTAAATATCTATGTTTCTTCTCCGTTACGAATGATTTCCAGACGATTTACTTTCGATAAAGATCAAATGGTTCCTACTTATCCGTCGTATATTCAGTTGCGAAAATATGATTTAATTGCTTTTTCGAATACCTTATTTCAATACGGAATCAAGAAAATTCGTCGCATTGGTCACACTATGGAATTTGAACAAATCAAAGAATATGTTCCGGGTGACGACATTAGAACCTTAAACTGGAAAGCCACTGCGAAGAAAAATTCGTTGATGGTTAATCAATTTCAGGACGAAAAATCACAATCCGTTTATATGGTTATCGATAAAGGCCGTGTGATGAAAATGCCTTTTAATGGATTGAGTTTATTGGATTATGCCATTAATGCCACTTTGGTTTTATCGAATGTGATTTTGAAAAAACAAGACAAAGCTGGAATGTTTGCTTTTTCGAAAAAGGTAGAAAATCGCGTTTTTGCAGAAAAAAGAGCCTCTCAAATGCAAAAAATTCTGGAAAACTTATACAACATCAAAACTGATTTTTTCGAAAGTGATTACAGTCGTTTGTATGTAGACATTAAGAAAAACATCAACCAAAGGAGTTTAATTATTCTCTATACCAATTTTGAAACCACGGAAGGTTTACACCGCCAATTGCCTTATTTAAAAGGCATTGCCAAAAACCATTTATTGGTAGTTGTGTTCTTTAATAATACTGAATTGAATGAAATTATAATCAAAAAAACGGAAACCGTTCAAGAAGTGTATGACAAAGTAATCGCCGAAAAGTTTGCTTTCGAAAAACGGTTAATCGTCAATGAACTGAAAAAATATGGTATTTATTCCGTTCTTACCCAACCCGAAAATTTGACTTTGGATACCATAAATAAATATTTAGAGATTAAAGCACGAGGGATTCTATAG
- a CDS encoding TrmH family RNA methyltransferase, with protein sequence MKQITSVQNPFIKSLVLLQEKAKARKQSGTFLIEGQREISIAIKGGYEMETLLFLPEICSETEARKIAKNADLIEINKDVYQKLAYRDTTEGILAVAKTKSLQLSDLQLSENPLILVAEAPEKPGNIGALLRTADAAHLDAVIIANPKSDLYNPNIVRSSVGCLFTNQIATGTTSEIIAFLKERKINFYCATLQNSTSYHTQDYSTPTALVVGTEATGLTEEWRKEATQNIIIPMQGEIDSMNVSVAAAILIFEAKRQRGF encoded by the coding sequence TTGAAACAAATCACTTCCGTACAAAATCCATTTATTAAATCATTGGTGTTATTGCAGGAAAAAGCAAAAGCACGCAAACAATCCGGCACTTTTCTGATTGAAGGACAACGTGAAATTTCAATTGCCATCAAAGGAGGTTACGAAATGGAAACCCTTTTGTTTTTACCTGAAATTTGCTCCGAAACCGAAGCCAGAAAAATAGCTAAAAATGCTGATTTGATTGAAATCAACAAAGATGTTTATCAAAAACTGGCGTATCGGGATACTACCGAAGGAATTTTGGCTGTAGCCAAAACTAAATCACTTCAATTATCGGATTTACAATTATCAGAAAACCCATTGATTTTAGTTGCCGAAGCTCCGGAAAAACCCGGAAACATAGGCGCTTTACTCCGAACTGCAGACGCTGCCCATCTGGACGCTGTAATTATTGCCAATCCAAAAAGTGATTTATACAACCCCAATATTGTGCGTTCGAGCGTAGGTTGTTTGTTTACCAATCAAATTGCTACGGGAACGACTTCGGAAATTATTGCTTTTTTGAAAGAAAGAAAAATCAATTTTTATTGTGCCACTTTACAAAACTCCACTTCGTATCATACGCAAGATTATTCGACTCCAACTGCTTTGGTTGTAGGAACAGAAGCCACTGGTTTAACAGAAGAATGGCGCAAAGAAGCCACACAAAACATCATTATTCCGATGCAGGGTGAAATTGACTCTATGAACGTTTCGGTTGCAGCAGCGATTCTGATTTTTGAGGCAAAAAGACAAAGAGGATTTTAA
- a CDS encoding serine hydrolase — MKNKLFVTIALLSTAFSFAQMDAATIDALVERTLKTFDVPGIAVAVVKDGKVIHAKGYGVKSILTNEKVDGNTLFGIASNSKAFTAAALAMLVDEGKVKWDDKVIQYLPNFKMYNDYVTNEFTIRDLLTHRSGLGLGAGDLMIWPDGSDFTAQDIVQNLQYLKPVSAFRTKYDYDNLLYIVAGEVIRVASGKSWCDFIEERIMKPLEMNNSIASFLRLKDTTNTIAPHVPVDGKLKVIKRYQNHLFDGAAGIYSSVNDLSKWAIMQMNKGKYGSENKSLFSEKEHNEMWQMQTIIPANTKAPYFTHFSGYGLGWFLSDVKGYKQVGHTGGLEGIVTQVTLIPELQLGIIVLTNQQAGAAFSAITNTIKDSYLGVASEDYVTVYSNRIKASEATADQVTDDVWAAVAKNKKEKFKIDFNTFSGSYTDNWFGDIILSEKKGKLYFASKRSPQLSGEVFFYKENNFVVKWNNAYFHADAHLFFECDATGKAIGLKMQPISELTDFSYDFQDLDFKRTEK; from the coding sequence ATGAAAAATAAATTATTCGTTACAATCGCGTTACTTTCAACCGCATTTTCATTTGCACAAATGGATGCTGCTACTATTGATGCCTTAGTGGAACGTACTTTAAAAACTTTTGACGTACCGGGAATTGCGGTGGCAGTTGTAAAAGACGGCAAAGTCATTCATGCCAAAGGATATGGAGTAAAATCGATATTGACAAATGAAAAAGTAGATGGAAACACTCTTTTTGGAATTGCATCCAACAGTAAGGCTTTCACGGCTGCGGCATTGGCGATGTTGGTTGACGAAGGGAAAGTAAAATGGGATGATAAAGTCATTCAATACCTTCCCAATTTTAAAATGTATAATGACTATGTAACGAATGAATTTACGATTCGGGATTTATTGACCCACCGCAGTGGATTAGGACTTGGCGCTGGCGATTTAATGATTTGGCCTGACGGAAGCGATTTTACAGCGCAGGATATTGTACAAAACCTACAGTATTTGAAACCCGTTTCGGCTTTTAGAACGAAATACGATTATGATAATTTATTGTATATCGTTGCCGGAGAAGTCATTCGTGTGGCCAGTGGCAAAAGCTGGTGCGATTTTATTGAAGAGCGCATCATGAAACCCTTAGAAATGAACAATAGTATTGCCTCTTTTTTACGATTAAAAGACACCACAAATACGATTGCTCCCCACGTTCCTGTTGACGGAAAACTAAAAGTAATCAAACGCTACCAAAATCATCTTTTTGATGGCGCCGCAGGAATTTATTCCAGTGTAAATGACTTGAGCAAATGGGCGATTATGCAAATGAACAAAGGAAAATATGGCTCCGAAAACAAATCCTTATTCTCTGAAAAAGAGCACAATGAAATGTGGCAGATGCAAACTATTATTCCTGCAAATACAAAAGCACCTTATTTTACACATTTTAGCGGTTACGGATTGGGTTGGTTTTTGAGCGATGTAAAAGGATACAAACAAGTGGGTCATACTGGAGGTTTAGAAGGAATTGTAACTCAAGTTACCTTAATTCCTGAACTGCAATTGGGGATTATTGTATTGACAAATCAACAAGCCGGAGCAGCATTCAGCGCAATTACCAATACGATAAAAGACAGTTATTTAGGCGTTGCATCCGAGGATTACGTGACCGTTTACAGTAATCGAATAAAAGCAAGTGAAGCAACAGCAGATCAGGTTACCGATGATGTTTGGGCAGCTGTCGCAAAAAATAAAAAAGAAAAATTCAAGATAGATTTTAATACATTCTCGGGAAGTTATACTGACAATTGGTTTGGCGATATTATTCTTTCGGAGAAAAAAGGGAAATTGTACTTTGCTTCTAAACGTTCGCCTCAACTTTCGGGAGAAGTTTTCTTTTACAAAGAGAATAATTTTGTCGTAAAATGGAATAATGCTTATTTTCATGCCGATGCTCATTTGTTTTTTGAATGTGACGCAACCGGAAAAGCTATTGGTTTAAAAATGCAACCCATTTCAGAATTGACAGACTTCAGTTATGATTTTCAGGATTTAGACTTCAAAAGAACAGAAAAATAA
- a CDS encoding RelA/SpoT family protein: MIEIDLEKENKAIAQEYKELLRISYQTLTEEDKKLIRKAFDVSVDAHKDQRRKSGEAYIFHPIAVAKIVASEIGLGATSIAAALLHDVVEDTPMTVQDIERMFNPKVAQLVEGLTKISMVQKDLNASIQAENFRKMILTLNDDVRVILIKLADRLHNMQTMDSMQEDKQTKIASETLYIYAPLAHRLGLYNIKTKLEDLGLKYTEPTIYNDIVSKIKETKEEQDAYIKDISDVLKTALDDEGIEYIIKGRPKSIYSIRRKMLAQNVSFDEVYDKFALRIVYKSNPHDEKFLAWKIYSIVTDHYRPSPSRLRDWISSPKSTGYEALHITVMGPKGRWVEVQVRSERMDEIAEKGYAAHYKYKNGATEESGLDVWLNLLKEALENSETNAVDFVEDFKMNLYSKEIFVFTPKGEIKSLPKGATSLDFAFSIHSEIGIRTRGTRVNGKLVPLNHELKSGDQIEVITSQNQKPTVNWLDYVTTSRAKTKIKNVLNENTKKIGEEGKELLTRKLKHLKITMNESVINELVNFFKLKTSLDLFYRVGIGAIENQQLKDYAAQKSNTFINFFKNKIKRSASTTADDDIHKPIISSNYDMLVFGKEHDKLDYKLSPCCNPIPGDDVFGFVTINEGIKVHKKDCPNAIGMQSNYAYRIMTAKWIDSSQEEFKAIINITGMDVLGLTNQLTKVISNNMNVNIQSISLSTDAGIFHGQVVVIVQNNTILKKMINNIKKIDGIDKVTRVYKT; encoded by the coding sequence ATGATAGAAATAGATTTAGAAAAAGAAAATAAAGCAATTGCTCAAGAGTACAAAGAGTTACTTCGTATTAGCTACCAAACCTTAACTGAAGAGGATAAAAAACTGATTCGCAAGGCTTTTGACGTTTCGGTTGATGCGCACAAAGACCAAAGAAGAAAATCTGGTGAGGCTTATATTTTCCATCCCATAGCTGTAGCAAAAATTGTAGCTTCCGAAATTGGTTTGGGAGCCACCTCGATTGCTGCTGCATTATTGCACGATGTAGTAGAAGATACTCCGATGACTGTCCAGGATATTGAACGCATGTTTAATCCAAAAGTGGCACAATTAGTCGAAGGATTGACCAAAATATCTATGGTTCAAAAGGATTTAAATGCCTCGATACAAGCCGAGAATTTTCGTAAAATGATTTTGACGCTTAATGATGATGTTCGGGTAATCCTTATAAAACTGGCGGATCGTTTGCACAATATGCAAACCATGGATTCGATGCAGGAGGACAAGCAAACTAAAATTGCCTCAGAAACCTTATATATTTATGCACCATTAGCGCATCGATTGGGATTATACAATATCAAAACAAAACTGGAAGATTTAGGGTTGAAATATACTGAACCAACCATTTATAATGATATTGTAAGCAAAATCAAAGAGACTAAGGAAGAACAAGATGCCTATATCAAAGATATTTCTGATGTACTCAAAACAGCATTAGATGATGAAGGAATTGAATACATTATAAAAGGTCGTCCAAAATCGATCTATTCTATTCGCAGAAAAATGTTGGCACAAAATGTAAGCTTTGACGAAGTGTATGATAAATTCGCTTTGCGTATTGTATACAAATCAAATCCGCATGACGAAAAATTTCTGGCCTGGAAAATATATTCTATTGTAACTGACCACTACAGACCGAGCCCAAGTCGTTTACGCGACTGGATTTCATCACCAAAATCTACCGGTTACGAAGCCTTACACATCACAGTTATGGGGCCAAAAGGCCGTTGGGTTGAAGTGCAAGTACGAAGTGAACGTATGGATGAAATTGCCGAAAAAGGATACGCTGCGCATTACAAATATAAAAATGGTGCTACCGAAGAAAGTGGTTTAGATGTATGGCTGAATTTATTAAAAGAAGCGCTAGAAAATTCTGAAACCAATGCGGTCGATTTTGTGGAAGATTTCAAAATGAATTTATATTCAAAAGAAATCTTTGTATTTACACCAAAAGGAGAAATAAAATCATTACCCAAAGGAGCTACTTCGCTCGATTTTGCCTTTAGCATTCACTCCGAAATAGGAATTCGTACCCGAGGAACCCGTGTAAACGGAAAATTAGTTCCTTTGAATCATGAACTAAAAAGTGGAGATCAAATAGAAGTAATCACATCACAAAATCAGAAACCCACAGTGAACTGGCTTGATTATGTAACGACTTCGAGAGCAAAAACAAAAATAAAAAACGTTCTGAACGAAAACACCAAGAAAATTGGTGAAGAAGGAAAAGAATTGTTGACCCGAAAATTGAAACACTTAAAAATAACCATGAACGAATCGGTTATAAATGAGTTAGTCAACTTTTTCAAACTAAAAACCAGTTTAGATTTATTTTACAGAGTGGGAATTGGTGCGATAGAAAACCAACAATTAAAAGACTATGCCGCACAAAAAAGCAATACGTTTATTAATTTTTTCAAAAACAAAATAAAACGTTCTGCGAGCACCACTGCCGATGATGACATTCACAAACCAATTATAAGCAGTAATTATGACATGCTTGTTTTTGGAAAGGAACATGACAAACTGGATTACAAATTATCACCCTGTTGCAACCCAATTCCCGGAGATGATGTTTTTGGTTTTGTAACCATCAACGAAGGTATTAAGGTTCATAAAAAAGATTGTCCGAACGCTATAGGAATGCAATCAAACTATGCGTACCGAATTATGACTGCCAAATGGATTGACTCTTCACAAGAAGAATTTAAAGCCATAATCAACATTACAGGAATGGATGTTTTGGGACTCACAAATCAGTTGACCAAAGTGATTTCAAACAATATGAATGTAAATATTCAAAGTATTTCTTTGAGCACTGATGCCGGAATTTTTCATGGTCAAGTGGTTGTAATTGTACAAAATAACACGATTTTGAAAAAAATGATTAACAACATCAAAAAAATAGACGGTATCGATAAAGTAACACGCGTTTATAAAACCTAA